The Thermoplasma acidophilum DSM 1728 genome includes a window with the following:
- the dnaJ gene encoding molecular chaperone DnaJ yields the protein MAKDYYKILGVDRNATDEEIKKAFRELAKKWHPDLHPENKQEAEEKFKEISEAYEVLSDPQKRRMYDQTGTVDFGAGGQNFNWDNFTHYSDLNDIFNDIFGGNFASDFFSGFGRGQREEQYDLDLYTNLDITLEDAYYGTEKRIKYRRNAMCPDCNGTGAKNGKLITCPTCNGTGQQRIVRGQGFFRMVTVTTCQTCGGRGRIPEEKCPRCNGTGTVVVNEDISVKIPKGATDNLRLRVQGKGQSYNGRTGDLYVVLRVRNDRNVQRINDDLMIDQKINFAQAALGDTIEVNLFREKYSLKIPEGTQPGEVLRIKGAGMPHLNGHGSGDLLVRVNVEVPKRLTQKQKDLIREIFDIKENHRSWFH from the coding sequence ATGGCAAAGGACTACTATAAGATACTGGGCGTGGACAGGAATGCCACAGACGAGGAGATAAAGAAGGCTTTCAGGGAGCTTGCCAAAAAGTGGCATCCTGACCTACATCCAGAGAACAAGCAGGAGGCAGAGGAAAAATTCAAAGAGATCAGTGAGGCATACGAGGTGCTGTCTGATCCGCAGAAGAGGAGGATGTACGATCAGACAGGCACCGTTGACTTCGGTGCTGGAGGCCAGAACTTCAACTGGGACAACTTCACGCATTACAGCGATCTGAATGATATATTCAACGACATATTTGGAGGCAACTTCGCCTCCGATTTCTTCTCAGGTTTTGGTAGGGGACAGCGTGAGGAACAGTACGATCTGGATCTCTACACGAACCTTGACATAACACTGGAAGATGCCTATTACGGCACTGAAAAGAGGATAAAGTACAGACGCAATGCCATGTGCCCTGACTGCAATGGAACTGGAGCCAAGAATGGCAAACTGATAACGTGCCCAACATGCAATGGAACCGGACAGCAGAGGATAGTCAGAGGCCAGGGATTTTTCAGGATGGTCACGGTTACAACATGCCAGACCTGCGGTGGCAGGGGCAGGATACCGGAAGAGAAGTGCCCGAGATGCAATGGTACTGGAACGGTGGTCGTCAATGAAGACATATCCGTGAAGATCCCAAAGGGAGCCACCGACAATCTGAGGCTCAGGGTTCAGGGCAAGGGACAGTCATACAATGGCCGGACTGGAGATCTGTACGTTGTTTTACGTGTCAGGAATGACAGGAATGTGCAGAGGATAAATGACGATCTTATGATTGACCAGAAAATAAATTTCGCTCAGGCTGCGCTTGGAGATACAATAGAGGTAAATCTTTTCAGGGAAAAATACAGCCTCAAGATACCCGAAGGGACACAACCGGGCGAAGTCCTCAGGATCAAGGGTGCAGGAATGCCCCATCTAAACGGTCATGGCAGTGGCGATCTCCTTGTCCGCGTCAACGTGGAGGTACCGAAGAGGCTCACGCAAAAACAGAAGGATCTGATAAGGGAGATATTCGATATAAAGGAAAACCACAGATCATGGTTTCACTGA